One genomic window of Scatophagus argus isolate fScaArg1 chromosome 16, fScaArg1.pri, whole genome shotgun sequence includes the following:
- the wnt9b gene encoding protein Wnt-9b, whose amino-acid sequence MRSRLPRTACLLRLIALCIILSHSAAYFGLTGREPLVFLPGPFSNEPPTGKAHLKQCEQMTLTRRQKRLCRREPGLAETLRESVRLSLLECRYQFRNERWNCSLDGRGSLLKRALKETAFLLAVSSAALTHALAKACSSGRMERCTCDDSPGIQHREAWQWGVCGDNLKYSTKFLKKFLGQKRVSKDLRAQVDAHNINVGIRAVKSGLKTTCKCHGVSGSCAVRTCWKQLSPFHDTGRLLKYRYDTAVRVLSVTNAATGETELAGPRRHSQSLRTTDLVYLEESPSFCRPSRYSPGTGGRSCAKDTSCQSLCCGRGYNTAMRLTSLSCHCQVRWCCHVECQTCVREEEVYTCKNA is encoded by the exons ATGCGCTCCAGGCTCCCACGGACCGCCTGCCTATTACGACTCATTGCACTCTGCATCATTCTCTCGCACTCTGCAGCTTATTTTGG GCTGACAGGTCGCGAACCCCTGGTGTTTTTGCCGGGTCCGTTTTCCAATGAACCTCCGACAGGCAAGGCCCACCTGAAGCAGTGCGAGCAGATGACTCTGACCCGGCGGCAGAAGAGACTGTGTCGCAGGGAACCTGGTTTGGCCGAGACGCTGCGGGAGTCGGTGCGCCTCAGCCTCCTGGAGTGTCGGTATCAGTTCAGGAATGAGCGCTGGAACTGCAGTCTGGACGGCCGAGGAAGCCTTCTGAAAAGAG CACTCAAGGAGACTGCCTTCCTACTGGCAGTGTCCTCTGCGGCGCTGACCCACGCGCTCGCCAAAGCGTGCAGCTCAGGCCGAATGGAGAGGTGCACATGTGACGACTCCCCCGGCATCCAGCATAGAGAAGCCTGGCAGTGGGGGGTCTGCGGAGACAACCTGAAATACAGCACCAAGTTTCTCAAGAAGTTCCTCGGCCAAAAGAGGGTCAGCAAGGACCTGAGGGCTCAGGTCGACGCCCACAACATCAACGTCGGAATTCGA GCAGTGAAGAGTGGACTGAAAACCACCTGCAAGTGTCACGGTGTCTCTGGCTCTTGTGCCGTACGGACTTGCTGGAAGCAGCTGTCTCCTTTCCACGACACTGGACGGCTGCTGAAGTATCGATACGACACCGCGGTACGAGTACTGAGTGTCACCAACGCGGCCACCGGGGAGACGGAGCTTGCGGGCCCACGTCGCCACAGCCAAAGCCTCCGCACTACTGACTTGGTCTACCTGGAAGAGTCCCCCAGCTTCTGCAGACCGTCCCGCTACTCGCCGGGTACAGGTGGCCGATCATGTGCCAAAGACACCAGTTGTCAGAGTCTGTGCTGCGGACGAGGTTACAACACCGCCATGCGCCTCACCAGCCTGTCCTGCCACTGTCAGGTGCGCTGGTGCTGCCATGTGGAGTGTCAGACGTGcgtgagagaggaggaggtgtaTACCTGCAAGAACGCATAG
- the arf2a gene encoding ADP-ribosylation factor 2a yields MGNLMNVFNKLFGKKEMRILMVGLDAAGKTTILYKLKLGEIVTTIPTIGFNVETVEYKNISFTVWDVGGQDKIRPLWRHYFQNTQGLIFVVDSNDRERVGEAKEELMRMLAEDELRDAVLLVFANKQDLPNAMNAAEITDKLCLHSLRHRNWFIQATCATSGDGLYEGLDWLSNQLKNAK; encoded by the exons ATGGGAAATTTAATGAACGTGTTTAATAAATTGTTTGGCAAGAAAGAAATGAGGATCTTGATGGTAGGACTGGATGCTGCTGGAAAGACCACCATCCTGTACAAGCTCAAACTGGGAGAAATTGTTACCACAATCCCTACCATTG GTTTTAATGTTGAGACAGTAGAATACAAGAACATCAGTTTTACAGTGTGGGATGTTGGTGGTCAGGACAAGATCAGGCCACTCTGGAGACATTACTTCCAAAACACACAAG gCCTCATCTTTGTAGTGGATAGTAATGACAGAGAGCGAGTTGGTGAGGCGAAGGAGGAGCTGATGCGAATGCTGGCTGAGGATGAGCTGAGGGATGCtgtgctgcttgtgtttgcTAACAAACAG GACCTGCCCAATGCCATGAATGCAGCTGAGATCACAGACAAGCTGTGCTTGCACTCACTGCGCCACCGTAACTGGTTTATCCAGGCCACATGCGCCACTAGTGGAGATGGTCTCTATGAAGGTCTCGACTGGCTTTCAAACCAGCTAAAGAACGCAAAATGA